In Miscanthus floridulus cultivar M001 chromosome 19, ASM1932011v1, whole genome shotgun sequence, the DNA window gcttagtacctcaaagcctttccttgctatcttcaccatctcaagccatcaagtcacatcttgtgttgaatcatccattcatgtattgtcatctttttcatttcaatttagcaagcttcacttaagagaccattccatatgcaatccctcatgtctcattaattaatcctAACGAGCTttctttcacatagtacatggaatccCACAATAGATAAGCCTTTGTAtgagtttcatttgcattgttgtcttgtgcttgaactagattgtttatacaacaacacatcattttggcttttcattaagtatctgtgagataacctattacctgttcacacttagcaaacgggttagacctttaatcatgttgtcattcaatcatccaaaacccactaaagggctagatgcactttcaatgtcGCATCGCTGTCGAAGGTGAAGCCGTGCTGCCGAGCTCGCCGAGGTGCCATGCTGTTGTGCTCGCCGTGCTCGGCAGTTCCTCCTCCCAGCGTAGCCGAAGGGTGGGCTCGCATGGCAGTTCCTCCTCCCAACCGCAGTGAGCTCGCACGGCGGGGCCAGCGGGAAGAGCTCCCTTTGCTGTCGTGCTCGCCGGGGTGCTGCACACCCACCATGCGAGGGAGTATCGCCCGCCCTACCGCACGTAGAGAGAGGAGGCGTCGGGGGAGTGGCcgtgaggatggagagggaggggtTGAGTCGATGATGCGTGGGCCCCATAGGTCATTGAGATGGTCAAAACCGCTCCACAATGGACAAAACAGCCTCACCCgcgcccaggtgctaaaagtgaacggttttgatagttgggGTACTAGcattagacggttttgtagttgagggtcaAATTTAGATGAACCCAATAGTTaaggggccaaaagtggacttaatcctattTATTATTATGTATCTAGTGATACTAATTTGGTGGAAACAACTCTACGTCCAGAGCTCCTTGAATTGCGTTGACTAGAGCGGCAGGGAGGAGAGGAAGGCACCGGCTCCAGCATCTTTGGTAGACCTTCTGCCAGCTCTAGCTTCTCTGACGCACCGACTGCCGTGGGGTCGGAACTGcgacaagcattgttgtttgtgTTGGTGTCAGAGTGTGTGTCTccggtggactcaagaacacaagaatcgcagagaggacgcaacggtttatcctggttcgggccgatcgatgccctacgtctagcagctgatgatccttatattcaagagcacccaaaatcgggggtTACAACAAAGTGTACAGGAGGAAggaagagatttggtagggggttagctcggtgctaatcctgaggttgccTCGCTGTCGGTGGAGTCTTCCCCTCGTCGgaaaggaggaagacgatgggtgcggtggaggagctctcggtaccCCTCTCTCTAggttgctctgctctcggtgCCGAGCAGGAGCGGATGGATGAGGAACGGAATGATCTGTCTGGGATCGTCCTTCCCCCTCTAGGATCCGACCTTACCACTTATATATCGAGATATGTTGGGTACATGTCGGTTTGggggttgagcctatggtctacatgtgccGGAGTCCAGGAAGGTCTTGCAGCGGCGCTATGTAGACCGTGGCGatgtcgtggagccgaagaagccttggaCGTCGTCtagctgctctgttctgacactctgcgtgtcaggctccgtcggcttggactggcctccccaggtggaccttctggagtcttcttggtggcaaaaGAGGTCGGCTTCAGGGGCTGATGCGCGTGCCCAGGAGCCCACGAGCGTGACCCTGTCGGGGGAGCGGCCGGCAAGGCCGCGCTCAAGGTGCTGCGTCGAGGAGCCCCCGAGGCTCGATGTCTCAGGGCATGTCTTCTTGTGCCCAGGCCTTGGCTGGCGTCATAGACCGGGCAGCAGCCGAGGGCCGGGCTCAGGTTTTCCCATCGATCGGGAGCCTGAGGCTCaggtgagcccccgagccctaagcAGAGGCCCTGACGTGCTCGGGCTCGGGCAAGTTCCTTAGTctgagggtgcgcacgagcgtacCCGAtgtgtatagcccccgagcccccgggcgatcctgTAGGGATCGGCCATGGGTCTTTTTGATCGGGAACCATagatcccgaggcttaacatacctatatgCTAGGATCTCGTCACCGGATCTGTGAGAGAAGGAAagaggagagagaaaaggagCTCCTATGAACATGTGAACAATACGTGTGTCAGAGAAGCTGGAGCCGGTACGAGCTCGACCAAACGAGACTGAGAAGTTGGAAAAATCTAGCTTCACCCTCCACCCTTCCTTGCATGCATCCCGGGCAGCATGGTGTCTGATATGCGGCACTCGGCAAGCTCAACAACTGCATAGCCATCAGCGACGTGTCGGGCAGCATGTCTGGCCTCCCCATGGGCGTCAGAATCGCACTCGGCCTCCTCATCTCCGAGCTAAGCGACGAGCCTTGGCACCACCggctcatcaccttcagcaggtGGCCTCAGCTTCACCAGGTCACCGGCGAGTCCCTCTTCGAGAAGACACAGTTTATCCGTCAGATGGACTGGAACATGAACACCGACTTCCAGGCCGTGTTCGACAAACTCCTCAGCGTTGCTGTCGCTGGCAAGCTGTCTCCGGAGCAGATGGTGAAGAAGGTGTTCGTGTTCAGCGACATGGAGTTCGATCAAGCGTCGTTGAGGCCGTGGGAGACAGACTACGAGGCGATCACGAGGAAGTTCACGGAGGCCGGGTACGGCGCAGCAATCCCGCAGATAGTGTTCTGGAACCTGCGCAACTCAAGGTCCGTGCCTGTGACCTCAGAGCAGAAGGGGGTGGCGCTGGTGAGCGGCTACTCTAAGAACATGGTTAAGCTGTTCCTGGATGGTGAGGAGGTCGTGCCAGACAAGATCTTGACACCGAGGTATGGTGAGGAGGTCGTGCCGCACAAGATCCTGACACCGAGGGAAGTGATGGATAAGGCCATCTCTTGGCCGGAGTACGAGAAGCTCGTCGTCTTCGATTGATGGGCTGAAGGGTTGCAAGTTTTTGTTCTTTGTGTCGTTCTATATGAACTTGCTGCTACCTCACTGAAAGCTCTTGGTTTTAGTcagtcctacgtccagttttctCTAGTTTGTGTCTCTTGGTTTTAGTCAGTGGTACGTACAATAAAATTGGAGAAACTATGGACTGTTTGGAAATGGAGTTTTTATTGATTTCGTGCTGGAACTTGTGTTCTCTATATTGATTCAGAAATTTCAAGTAGTTAAGTTTGTCCTCTGTAATTCTGTAAGAAGAGCATTGTGCGTATTATCTTCCTGCTATGACTTCGTTGCTGTTATGCTAAAAAAAATGACTTCGTTGCTGTGCATTTTGAAATTGTTATCCAATTCTGTTTCTGAAACATTATATTTTGACCATTATTTTTCACCATCACTTATAGCTAGAAAATTAGTACTGAAACACAAATctaatattatattatattatattatattatattatattatattatattatattatattatattatattatattatattatattatattatattatattatatttgtTGGAATAATAATAATTTCATAAAGTACAGAATAACACATGTAAACTTTTGACGTTTTTAAGATTATTAATTGGTGTTTGACTGTTTGTTGTACAGTAGAGGGACATAGCATATCACACTATTTTGCAGGATCGCCCTGTCATAAATATGGAGTAATCACATACTGGTAGTGTTCTTTCCTTTTTGTCTTTGTTCGAAGTGGAGCAAATTACAttggtattttttttttctttttacagTAATTACAAAATGTCTGTGCGTTGCTGATTAGTCTGGAAACTAGGAAAACGACTATCATGCTTAACAGTGTTCCTGTCAGGTTCATCACTGAAAAATGGTAGAAAAACGACTCGCTAAATCAATAATTATATCAATTGAACAAAATAGGTACGAATCTTAACTTTTAACTCTCTCTAGTTGTGGcttcataaaaataaaatcacacCCACCATGTACGACGCGCTGAGGATGATCAAATGACAAGGTAGAGAGAAGAAAAAACCATGCCACTTATACATTTGACTGTCAAGAGTTCGACGAATTTTTAATAGCAAATTTGTCCTCACATAGGGTGAGGCCTAgagtttttttcttctttttgctgtcctaagtcaaactatctaaagtgtgactaaatttatagaaatagaaaagagcatcaatatttatgacacaaAAGTAGTATCATCACattatcatgaaatatatttttgcaaTATACATATTTGGTCTCACGGATATTGTTACATTTTATTACGAAGTTTCTCAAACTTAATTTAGTTTAACTAAAGGTGATACTAGAAATTGATTATTTGCAACTTTAAACACCTTTATATAGGCACATTGCAACTTTGCAAGCTAGAGTCGGTACCAAGTCAGTTGATGATGAGTTGAATGAAATAAGGAAAAATAGCATACATGGAAGCCGGAACAACCGAACAATAGAGTCGGTACTAATCAGTTGATGATGAATTGAAATAAGGAAAAATAGCATACATGGAAGCCGGAACAACAGAGTCGGTTCAAAGCACCGACTTGGCCCTCAATCCACCGACTCACCTGACCTCTAAATAAAGAGCTTTATTACAGTGCTTGGGAGAAACCGGTGATTCCTCACTTGGAAATTATCTACCGCACCTATTAATTAagaaaattaattatttgtacTTAAGGGTAGTTTAGTACTTGACTCCCTAACCCAATTCCACGAACGGGATGGAGTCGCTGCTGCCTGCGTCGCGGGATCTCGCTGCTCTGTGTGTCGCTGCCTCCAGGTCACCGGCTCGCCGCCTCACCACCTCGTCGCACGCCTTGCTGCCTCTCTGGGTTGGCGCCAATCGCGTGGTCGCCGCCCTCACGTACCACCACGCGCCTCCGTAGGGTGATAGGGCCTGCAACAACGACGAACCTCCGTCGGCCTCCAATGTCACACCGCGGCCAGAATCTCGCATCACGTCGCGCCGCCATAGGCCTCCCGCGCCAAGCTCTCTCGCGCGTCGCCACAATCTGAAAGGAAGCTAGGAAGGGTTCTGTTTTGAACCTGTTGCAAGTTGGTGAGGCAACTCCGAGGGTCGCTCTCCTTGATGACGTGCTGCAGCCTGCAGCTGCAAAGCTCCACGGAGTCTCTACGGAGGATGCAGGTCTGTGCAGTGCTCCTCGACGGACGACGGTGTTCCGAGGTCGGCACTGTTGGACAGCGTCCTGGCGTCTGTGCTGGGCTGCGGGCACAGGACGGCTCAGATCCTCCGGCGGCGGCCACGAGTGCAGGACGGCTCAACTCCCTGGGCGGTGGGCGGCGCGTTGCGGCGAGTGGAAGGCCGGCCGGCGCGGAGCGCGTATTTAGCGGAGATAGAGATTGAACAGGGATGGGCAGCGAAAGTACTGTTCTACCCTTtaaatttattttaaaaataattctttgcTCATATATGTTTGGTTCCGAACCACATGTTTCAAGTTCCAGACTGACTTAAGTTCCTCTGCACTGCCTTCTTATTTGACAGCTATCCGATCTATCCAAATAGACGGCTATAGTTtactatatttttttttgaacacTTCAACGGGGGGATTGATCCACACCTGATTTATTGAGTAAAGCTCAAGTAACATGATTACATGGACTTTGTACAGGGGGTTTTCGCTAGGATTTCAGAGCATCTAGACAGATTGCATAAGACATATTACATAGGGACCGAGTTGATTGCCATTTGGAGAACCGTGCTCCAATCCTCAGCAACTCGCTTGCTTCTCTTTGGCATACTGAGCTTTCTAGTTTGCTGATTCAGATTTGCATTGTAGAAAAATGGTTCTGATAGGGATCACTTCATCTCTGAAAACAAACGCATTTCGGCGTTTCCAAAGCACCCAGCAGCACATCATGATGAAGGCACTATATTGGTCATCGGGGATTCCAGACACTCTCTGAATATGGTGCCAGTTTCTGCAATGTAGGCCATCAGGCTGTATTCCGAGCACCCACCAGAACTGTGCACCGATTGGGCATTCAAAGATTAGGTGATCAGGCGTCTCATCGTCCATTCCGCAGATCAGGCAGTTTGGTAGGTCCACGATGTTCTTGCGGTATAGGTTTGCCCTGCATTGGATTTGCCTCTGAGGAGTAGCCAGAAGAACATCTGAACCCGAGGTGGCGCCGCGTTCTTCCAGATAAAAGCCGAAGAGGGGTCATCTTGATGTCCTTGGGCTTTGAGTAGCCTGTAGATGGCCGAGGTGTCGAGCTTGTCCTTCGTCCGACTGAATGCCGACAGCCGTGTGTCCGGTTGATCCGTCAATTGGGTTTGTTGGAGGATAACCTTAAGCTGCTGCAACTCATCATTTGCCTGCGTTGACATTCGATTTACAAAGCAGCCATGAAGGTTGTAGTTAATAGCTTGCTGCACCGTTGAATCTTTCCTGGTGCAATGGGAGAAGAGCCGTGGAAGACGATCTTCCAACACCTCGTCGCCATTCCAGACATCCGTCCAGAGAAGAGTTGATCGGCCATCCCCCAATTCCACCGTTGTCAGTGCTTGGTAAAGTGGTAGCAGTGACCTGAAGTAGCTCCCAGTGATGTCCAAGATTTTCCCCTTTCATGTTTGCAATATCAGCCTTACCCCTGATCCACTGTGCCCATGCCAATGCATCAGCGCAGTGGAGGCGGTGGACAAGGTTAAGCAGCAGGCAGATGTTGTGAGTGCAAAGTCCCTGATTCCAAGCCCCCCAAGTTCTTTTGTCGTGCAAACGTTGGTCCAGGCCACAAGACATTTGCCGCCTGAAAATTCTTTGTTGCCGGCCCAAAGAAAGGAGCGGCGGCAGTTTGTCTATCTGGGAGATGGTTTCCTTGAGGAATCTACATTGCTGACATGATGTACACCAGCTGTGCATCTAGGACCGAGTTGATCAAAACGACTCGGCCCATGGTATTGAGTAGGGAAGCTTGCCAGGAGGAGAGGAATTTGTCGGTCCTGTCGACATACGTTGAGAAAGCTGAGACTGGCAGTTTCGAGGCCGATAGAGGGAGGCCTAGGTAGTTTTGAGGGAAAGACTGCTGGGCACACCCCATGATGGTGACACAGTCTGCTGCCAAGCCAGCGTCCATGTGAATGGGGACTAAGGTGCTCTTGCTGTAGTTGATTTTTAGACCTGTGGCCTCTGAGAAAGCTTGCAGGATATTCTTCAAAGCTTGGACATCAGCAACATCACCCCGTAGAACCAGCAGAGTATCGTCCGCATACTGAAGAACCGCGCAGGGGCTGTCACTGTCCACCGGACTCCTGACTGTCGCTGCTGACCGGATCATAGCCTGAAGAGAGTCAGCCACCAGAAGAAAGAGGTAGGGCGACAACGGATCACCTTGTCGCAGGCCCCTGTTTGCATGTAATCCAAGGGCCCGGGCAGCCATTAACAAGCACCGCCGATTTCGATGAGGATAGGATATCCCGCATCCAAGCACACCATCTGTCATGAAACCCCCTGGCCTTTAGAATAGTGTCCAAAGCTCTCCCAAATCACTGTGTCAAAGGCCTTCGCAAAGTCTAACTTAAGCACCAAGGTCGGCAGTCTCCTTTTGTTGCAAGTCTGAATCAGTTCAGCTGCAAAGACGAAAGTTTCAGAGATAGAGCGACCCTTTAAGAAGCCTGTTTGGTGTAGGTCAATCAAGTTCCCAATCTCTTTCTGCAGTCTTGTTGTGAGCATTTTGCTAAGTATCTTGATGGAGCAATTTTGTAGGCATATTGGTCTGAATGCGTCCACAGCTACAGCTCCAGGCTTCTTTGGGATAAGCACCATGTAAGAAGGTTGATCCTctctagctgcacttgcctctgtTGGAAGGCTTGCAGGAAGGCCATGACCTACGACTTTATACTGCTCCAGGCCGCCCTGTAAAAAGAAGGTCCAAAACCGTCGGGGCCCGGTGCACTTGATCTGTCCATGGATTTCAGAGCTTCGAAGGCTTCCAATTCAGAGAAaggagcgatgagctcactggACGGTCCGCTGTTTGTCATGGAAGAGAGCATGCACATCAAAGTTCCAGGCTGAGGTCCCTGGTTCGTCGATGATGGAGCTGAAAAAGTTGGTGAGAGCTTGTATTTTCCCGTCATGGTTGGCAATCACCGAGCCGTGCACTTCAACCCATCGGATGGTGTTGTTTCGTAGATGGACGGTGGCCTGGGCATGATGAAAGGCAGTGTTTGCATCGCCTTCCCTGATTGCCCGGAACTTACTACGTTGCTTCCAGTAAGCTGCTTTCTCTTTGATTGCTTGGGCGAGGCAGTCAATACAAGTCTTGCGTGCCTGTAACTCATCAAAAGAAAGAGCCCGCTCCTCCTCAAAGGAATCAAGTAAGAGGATAATAAATTTGCAGTTGGAAATTATTTGGCGAGGCGCCCTAAAACGCCGTGCCCAAACCTTTGTCGTGGCTCTAGCCGACTTGAGACAAGCTGCAAGCTGACCCGCCGCATCGCTGCATACACGTGCTTCAGCCCACGCTGGAAGGACAGTTTGTAGGAAATTTTGACGGGGCAGCCAAGCATTCTTGAAGCGGAAAACACTGGATTTCGGAATGGAGGTGGACATGGAAAGAAACAACGGGGTGTGGTCGGATGTTGGCTTTGCCCTAGGTGAGAGTGAAGTATCAGGGAAGGTAGTAGTGTGGGCGAGGTTGACCAGTGCTCGATCAAGCTTGGCTAGGATTGGAGGTTCCTGGCCGTTGGACCAGGTGAAGTTACGTCCAAGCAGTGGGATTTCCATCACCCCCAAGGAGTTGATGGTGTCATTGAAGGTGTTCATAAGAGGGATGTTGACATTGACGTTGTTTTTCTCATCCCCCGACCGAATAAGATTGAAATCTCTGATGATGACCCAGGGGCCATTGATATTGGAGGATAGGTCATGAAGTTCATGAAGAAAGTCGCTAGAGTGACGATGGTCTGACGGACCGTAGACATTTGTGACAGTGAGTGAGTGGTCAGACAGCGTGCTGACGAGAAGAGTAGTGAGCGAGTGGTTTTTGAGAGTGAAGTCGGAGCAGGACCAGTAAGATTGGCTCCAAGCAGTGACAATGCCACCCCTGGACCCGACGGCTGGTATGTATTTGTAGCTGCAGGCAAGTTGAGGGGGTAGGAAGGTTTTGATTTTGAACTGATCGATGCTGTGCAATTTTGATTCTTGGACGCACATAACAGTTGGGTTAGCAGAAGAAATTGCATCACGTACAACATTGCATTTATCCGGGTCGCCTAGGCCGCGCACATTCCACGACAAAACGGAGAGGGAACGATTTGATCCAGAGTTCAGAAGACTCATTTCAGAAACAGATAACACCCAAGTAGCAGATCAATAGTTACATGAAAGGTGGTTTTAAGAGAAAAAACACAGAACAACGAACAAAGCTTGAGCTTAACACTAAGGCAGATAGCTTAAATACATCCCCTTCCCTTCCAATATAACGTATCATCACGAAAATCACGAGTACCGTCATCGACCAAAAGAAAATCTTCCAACACCCAGTGCCCAAACCCTAGCTACCAGCCAACCACCCAATGGCGACGCCGGCGTGCCGGAATGCCGTGTCCTACACCCTCCTCGGCCCACCAGCGGAGAGCCTCCGCGCCGCGGCAGCGAGTGCGGCGAAGGCGGCCGCAGTCATACCCACCACCGGCGACGCGTTCCTGGACCTGATGGACGCCGAGTTCAACAAGCCGACTCCGAAGCCGACGCCCGCGCCGAAGAAGGCGCGCACGGAGAACGCGTTGCCAACGTTCGTCTCCTCGGGGGACCCCCTGCCTCGACTTCTTCTTCCACGTCGTCCCGGGCACTCCGGCCGCGTCCGTCGCCTCGCTCCTCGCCGACGCGTGGGCTACCGAGCCCAACACGGCGCTCCGCCTCGCGTGCAACCTCCGCGGCGTGCGCGGCACCGGCAAGTCGGACCGCGAGGGGTTCTACGCCTCGGCGCTCTGGATGCACGGCTGCCACCCCACGACGCTCGCCCTCAACGCGGGCCCCGTCGCCGAGTTCGGCTACCTCAAGGACCTCCCCGAGATCCTGCACCGCGTCATACACGGTGGTGTCTCCACGAGGAACCCCGGGAAGAAGGCCTGTCTCGCCGCCCTGGGAGGCTTCGTCGTCCGTAACTGCGACGGCAGCCGTCGTCGTTTCGTCCACAACCGCCAAGAGAGGAGGCCACGGCGCAAGGGGAACGCGCCACGCGGCGCCGAGACAAGGGAGGCGTGCATCGCTGCCGCCAACGAGTGCGACCGCAAGCTTTCAGCCGACGCGGCCGTTGAGCACAGGAAGAGGCGCGCGGAGGCCGCGGCAAGAGCCGTCGACCGGTACGCCCGTGACCCCAAGTACCGGCTCCTGCACGACTGCATGGCGGATCTGTTCGCCAAGCTCCTCGCCGAGGACTTGAagaagctcgccgacggcaagCTCAGCGACATCTCGCTTGCCGCGAAGTGGTGCCCGTCGCTAGATAGCTGCTACGACCGCTCCACGCTCCTCTGCGAGGCCATCGCGCGCCGCCTCTTCCCCAAGGGTTCGGCGCCTGACCTCCCCGAGGACTTGGAGGACGCGTACTACGCCTACCGAGTGCGCGAACGTCTCCACAAGGTGCTCGTGCCCCTTCGCCGTGCCCTCAAGCTCCCCGAGATCTTCATCTCGGCGAAGGCGTGGGGGGACGTGGTCTACAAGCGCGTGGCGTCCGTGGCCATGAAGAACTATAAGGACCTCTTCGTCAAACGCGACAAGGAGCGCTTCGAGAGCTACTTTGCCGACGTCAAGTCCGGCAAGGCGAAGATCGCGGCGGGCGCACTGCTACCCCACGAGATCCTGGCGTCCATCGACAGCGACGGCGTCGCCGACCTGCAGTGGGAGCGCATGGTCACCGACCTGCGGGCGCTTGGCAAGCTCAACAATTGCATCGCCGTGTGCGACGTGTCGGGCAGCATGGACGGCCTCCCCATGGACGTCTGCGTCTCGCTCGGCCTCCTCGTCACCGAGCTCAGCAGCGAGCCGTGGCACCACCGCGTCATCACCTTCAGCTCGCGGCCTCAGCTGCACCAGATCCCTGACGGGACCCTGATGGAGAAGACCAACTTCATCCGTTGCATGGAGTGGAACATGAACACAGACTTCCAGGCCGTGTTCGACAAGCTCCTCCACATTGCGGTCGCTGGCAAGCTTACCCCGGAGCAGATGGTGAAGAGGGTCTTCGTGTTCAGCGACATGGAGTTCGACATCGCATCGTCGAGGCCGTGGGAGACAGACTACGAGACGATCACGAGGAAGTTCACGGAGGCCGGGTACGGTGCGGTGGTGCCGGAGGTTGTCTTCTGGAACATGAGGGACTCCGATTCTGTGCCTGTGACAGCATTGCAGAAGGGGGCGTGGCGCTGGTGAGCGGCTTCTCCAAGAACATGGTGAAGTTGTTCCTTGATGGCGACGGAATCGTGACGCCGAGGGACATCATGGACAAGGCCATCTCCGGGCCGGAGTACCAGAAGCTCGTCGTCTTCGATTGATCGTCTAAAGTGTAGCTACTTTTAATATGGTTTCTGGTTTTTTGCTCTCGTTCTAAGTACTACTTGCCTCTCTAAAAGAAAATAATTGTATCTCGTCTTATGTCTTCCTCTTGAGTAGACACAATGTGAACTGTTTGGAAATTGAATGAACTCTTATGCTTCTACAGTTGATTTCGTGCTGAAACCGTACTGTGTTCTTTATGACTTCTAATTCCTTCGATCTGCCTGTTCTGCTGCAAGCTAGAAACAGAGCTTGTGCATTCATGTGTATCAGTGTATTATATACACTGTGTATATATACTACTCTGGATACTACTCTGCATACACTATATTGTCCTTCATTGGGAGAATTTAAAAATATCCAAATGAATTAATAATCCAAAGGGAGAAATAAACATTATGAGCTAGGTTTCTTGGTCCTTTATCGCTCACAATCATCTAATGGGGGATCCGACGAATTCAATCATTTTCTGTGTTCGTATGAGTTTTTTTAACGTAATAGCAACAGCTCTGCATTTTAATTAACTAGAATAGAGTTGGCCTAGTTTTCAAGAAAAAACTAGGCCTAAATACCTTACCGACGcacagacccccccccccccccccctaagaaCACAAAAGCTCTGACTACTAATCCACCGCAACCCTCTTACACACAAGTAATACAGAAAAACAACCGTGCCCACCTCATGTTCTCATTGCCGAGCTTATCACAAATAGGAGAAGAGCATCGTATGAGTTAGCTTGTCAAAGCACGGGAAGGAGTATGGTTGTATAAatagaaaacaaattaaaatacAAAGTGTTTCCATAGTCCGCAACTCTCTCATGTGTTGGTATAAGTTAGAAGAGAGGGGTGATCATTGATAAATTTCGATCATTGATAAATTTCTAAGCCTCCCATACCCCATATAAGAGTAGTATGGCGATTCCAAGACGTATTAGAATTGACAATACGATTGTTGCATAAATCTCTAAGTCGTAAATCATGCAAGTAACAGCGCAACAACTTGTACATTCGGTTGCAAGACAGGGGCATGTTTGCTAATTAATACTTCAAAATAAGGGAGAAATAAACACTACTCCATCTCTTACAAGAATATAAGTCATTTTGGGTTTTCTAGGTAGAACGTTGTCTTTGTTCAATATATGATGACTGCTTATGTCTGCATTCTGTATTTTCTCTGTTTTTCTATTGACACAAAGGTTTAATCTTGCTTTTAATGAAATCAATAGAGATGTTTAAGTTTTTTTACAAAGGTTTAACTCTACTTGAATGAGTCACTGGGGTAGCCAGTTTACAAAGAAAGAATACTTTGAGGAAATTCCTTAGGGGTGAGGAAATAATACTAGAGGGGGATGCAAGAGGCAAAGAGAAGTGCTTTTGAAGAAAATCGAAGAAATTGACACTGGGAGGTTTCTGGGGTTATATAGATCAGGAGATGTTCCAAGAAAGAAACATTTTGGAGGCTGAAC includes these proteins:
- the LOC136526359 gene encoding uncharacterized protein produces the protein MSLLNSGSNRSLSVLSWNVRGLGDPDKCNVVRDAISSANPTVMCVQESKLHSIDQFKIKTFLPPQLACSYKYIPAVGSRGGIVTAWSQSYWSCSDFTLKNHSLTTLLVSTLSDHSLTVTNVYGPSDHRHSSDFLHELHDLSSNINGPWVIIRDFNLIRSGDEKNNVNVNIPLMNTFNDTINSLGVMEIPLLGRNFTWSNGQEPPILAKLDRALVNLAHTTTFPDTSLSPRAKPTSDHTPLFLSMSTSIPKSSVFRFKNAWLPRQNFLQTVLPAWAEARVCSDAAGQLAACLKSARATTKVWARRFRAPRQIISNCKFIILLLDSFEEERALSFDELQARKTCIDCLAQAIKEKAAYWKQRSKFRAIREGDANTAFHHAQATVHLRNNTIRWVEVHGSVIANHDGKIQALTNFFSSIIDEPGTSAWNFDVHALFHDKQRTVQ